Genomic DNA from Kluyveromyces lactis strain NRRL Y-1140 chromosome C complete sequence:
tcttaaaCCAGGCTTCACTTTTCATGAGTTCAAAGCGTGATATTGAAGCTAATACAGATTTGAATTCCATTACTTACATACCCACATTTCCAGAGCCGTTTGAACGTGACAACTCTCATACGACCGCTTCGTTTGTTTCCATTCAAATTAGATTATTGGTTGCATCCGTtactgaagaaaatttcCTGGACACAGAGCATCAGATCTACTACTTATTACAAAGAGGATCGTTTTCTGTTTATATCTCATACTGGAAACTTCTTATACAGCTATTCGTAAACGAATTCGAAGCACAACAGCAGAAAAGGGACCTAAACCTTCCATTCCGATTCGATTTTTCTAACCTTGTTCATCGATTGTTATACAACCTTGCACAAGAGCTTATCACAAGGACTCCTGATACTATCGAAAAAGTTAAAGAGTTAGCTTTACCACTTTCTGGAAAATATCCAATTCGCCCtctttttttgtcttttcttAATAAAGATAACGAAAGCGACAGCGCTATTATTGAGGCATTGAACCCGGAAGTACACCCAATCTTTacaactttgaaagatcttcACAGAACAAACATGAGCGTATCTAATATTACCCAGAACTTGTTCGCGGTTGAAAATAAACCAAACTTTCTGACTATGCTTTCAGAGTTTTTGAAGCCTCTTCAAGGGGAGACTTTAAACGACTGGATTGCATTAATTCTATCAGAGATTTTGGCACCCGGATCTCAAACTTCCAACCAACCGTCACAACCGTGGATAGTACAAGTACCAAATGTTGACGTAAGAGAAGTGATCGAGGCAACAGAAATGGGTACCAAAGTCAATGGAATCATAAAATCGTTGGGTACCAACAACGTCAATTGGAATCGAGTGTTCAACCTCATGTCAACgaaattcttcttgaacaaacCAGTCAATGCAACTCTATCATCGTTGAATTATCTATTTTGCATTTTAAACAGTGGTCCCTTggttgatcaatttttcgCATGTGATTGGAGTTTGTATTTCAAACTACGGTTATCATTTTTAATGTACCAATGGAACTATAACTCTGAATGTTTGGATTTATCAAGTCTTccaaatatcaagaaaatcaacaaatcaATTCCTTTGACGAAAAAATCACAGCTTTCATTGATCTCAGTTggaaaattgaatatcgaACTTTTCTTATCCAGGGatgaaatttcaaagaaccCGTTGTTTTCCTCTTTCCATGCCTCGTTTTCAGAAGCTTATAACAATGTTCCTGAATACTTAGCCGCTGTACTGATTTCCGAATCCAAATACTTTTCCCTGCTTGTTGATAATAAGTCAATTATTGATGAGCTATTAATTTCTCTTGTAATAAAGACCTACGAAAACAATGTTATTGCATTCAAAGAACTACTCAAATTGGTTTCCAAACAAAAAGTTATCGAGGTTAGCAGAGGTATCATAGCATCACAAAACGCTCAAACCATAAACTTAGTTCAGGCTTTACACGATTTGGGCATTTTGGATGAAGTATTTGAGAAGTTGCCGATCAGGGACTCCCTAAAACTATCTCCTACAGCTATGCATCTCGGgtatttgaaattctccgaatatattgaaagaaacatcACCTTGAAAACTTTCGTACCAACATTAGACTTTATAGAGGCTCAAACGAACATTGATGAACTGGACCCTGCTTTGAAATCTGTAAAATTGTTAAACCTTCATTCCTTGCACAGTTTGATTTACCGCACGGcgaatttgaaattatctGCAGACGAAAGGGTCGCCTTAAACAACGTCATATTTAAGGCTCTAATCAGCTTTCCAAGATTGATCAATTATGGATATGGTCATGATGATGCCATCGTCGCAAATGGGGACCATGCTCCTATTCCACAggatgttgaaaagaaaatgcaAACATATCTTCAGAAGATGTATAACAAGGAAATGGCTATCAAAGATATTGTTGACATCTTGCGTAAGTTGAGGGACAGTGATGACAGCAACGATCAAGATATTTTCTGTTGCATAATTCACGCTGTCATAGCTGAAACgacatttttcaaagagtaCCCATTAGAAGCTTTGGCAACAACTTCAGTTTTATTTGGATCCATGATCTTGTTCGACTTACTTAGAGGATTTGTTCTGGATGTGGctttccaaatcatctACACTTTTGCTAGTGAAAGCCCTGATTCCAAAATGTTCAAGTTTGCTGTGCAGGCATTGTATGCATTCAGAATGCGCCTTAACGAGTACTCTCCATTCTGTAAGCGTTTGCTAGACGAGATTCCAGGTTTGCAGACTCAACCACAAATTCAACAGATTTTGACAGAATCAGCTGCAAATCCAAACGTTTCGATTCCAGAGCAAAAGGCTCCAGCCTTAGTAGAGTTGAATTACTTTAACATCAATGAGGTCATCAGTCCAGTAACACAAGAGGTTCCGCCTAGAGAAGTTACTGAGGCAATCTTATTCAACGTAAACAACATAACAATGAGTAATTTTGACACGAAGATCGTCGAATTAAAAGCtcttttggaagaaaaataCTACCAATGGTTCTCGAATTATTTGGTAAATCAGAGATCCAAAACTGAACCAAATTATCATCCCTTATATGCTAAAATGTTAAAAATAATCGATTCAAAGACTTTACATGCATATATGTTGAACTTCACCTATAAACAATTGTTTATTATGTTGTCAACTAAAGAATTGGGACAAACTGAAAAGACTCACATGAAAAATTTATCCTCATGGTTAGGTTCAATTACGCTTTCTCTTGACATACCAATAAAACATAAGCATATTGCTTTTAGAGAGCTATTGTTAGATGCCCACAAAAATGATAGGTTAACTGTAGTTATTCCGTTTGTTGCCAGGATTATAATGCAGAGTAAGGACTCAAAAGTGTTCTGTCCTCCTAATCCATGGACAATGGGTATTTTAAAACTCCTACTAGAGCTTAATCAGAAGACTGACTGGCCTTTGAGTTTGTCCTTTGAAGTTGAGGTCCTGTTCaagcatttgaatttaCAATTTGATGACATTTCTCCTTCTAACTACTTGGATATTCCTGATGCTGCTGAATATCTATCAGGTAATTTGAGAGCATTGAGCGTAGAAAAGCAACAACtggaacaacaacagcaactGCTATTAATGCAACAGtaccaacaacaattgATGTTATTACAGCAAAGACACCAGCAACATCACCctcaacaacagcagccACAGCAGCGCATTATCTCGAATGGCTATGGGAATGCTATGAATGATCAAGCAAGCCTAGAAACTTCAGATGCCCCTCATAGTAGCTTAGTTGGTAATTCTGTCTTTGTGACACATCCTGACTTAAAGAGGCTCTTCCAGATGGCTGTGTCAAAGTCGGTTAGAGAAATCTTAATTCCTGCGGTTGAGAAGGCAGCAAATATGGCAGTTCAATCCACTGTCAATATTGTTTTGAAGGACTTTGCAACTGAAGTTGATGAGCAAAAGCTAAAAACAGCTGCCATTAACATGGTTCAATACTTGGCCCAAAATGTTGCACATTCTATTTCTGTTCCATTGTTGAAGGACACCATCAGAAACACCACACAATCATTGACTCCAAATCTCATTAATATGACCAATTCTCCGATAGCCGAATTAAATACAGCTATCGATGATAATATCGCCATTGCAGTGTCACCAATAGAGAAAGCTGCCGTGGAAAGAGCCATTCAAGAGgttaatgaaaaattggtGCAAGCTGTTGCCGTTCGTCGTTACCATTTGGAGCGCAGATCAGATCAGCCATTTGTTGCACAAAACATCAACCgtttctctttgaatttacCTGATCCACTCGGTTTGAAGCCAACCGGTGTAACTCGTGAACAATTCAGTTTATATGAACAGTTCCCAGCTAGCATGCCTTCCGACAGTAGCAGAAGCCCACTTGAAACAATTTTGGCTCAACAaaagcagcaacaacaacagcagcaacaacagcaacaacaacaacagcagcaacaacagcaacaacaacaacaacaacaacaacagcaacaacaacaacaacaacagcaacaacaacaacagcaacagcaacaacagcaacaacagcaacagcaacagcaacaacagcaacagcaacagcaaatACTATTACAACAACTTCAACAGAACCAGAACCAAGCAGCACCTCAAAACATGCTCAATATTGCAGGAGCCTTCCCTCCTCAAACCCAGCCACCTCAACAAGCAATTTCCGCAGCGCATTCTGAGTTAGAGCAGAACCACAGAGTTCTATTACAATTGATGGACACTTTAGTATCTCAAATAAAGGATTATAGCGAAGATGTTGAGTTCAACTTGCAAAACGACAGTACTATCAAAAATACTATCGTAGAAATACTCTCgtttatttcaagaagtaatcaaaaagatcaactttctttgaaagtttccCAAGCTGTTGTCAATAGCCtttttggatcaaatgAAAGTAAGTTGTGCAGAGATGTGCTTTCTTTATTGCTAGAAAAGCTATGTTCTTTGTCAATAGTTGCCAGAAAAGATGTAGTGTGGTGGCTAGTGTACGCTCTTGATCCTCGTAAGTTCAATGTACCTGTCGTTCGTTCTCTACTCGAGGTCAACCTTATTAATATTGCTGAGTTTGATGCAGTGCTTGTCACCGCTATGAAGAATGGTATGGCAGGTGCAACTGAATTTTCGATGAATTTAATTCGTGATACAGTTATGGCGGACTCACCAATTCTTATGAGATTAGACTTCATCAGAATCCTCGGATATTTACGTACCATAAACACCCCTGAGATAAAGGCATTCTTGGAGGAGTACGAACAATGTAGGGCTGTTCCCGTGTCCAAGACTACATCAATAACTAAAGTAGAACGGTACTACCTTGTGTTCACAGAATGGGTAAAGTTACAACAAAGAGTGGAAACTGATGATGTAGTTAACATTGTGTTCATCAGGCAGTTGTTCGAAAAAGGAGTTATCGACTCCAAGGAGAAAGTCATTGAATTTATCAAGGCAGCACTGGAATTATCTGTAAACTCCTTCAAACAGAGTGACCCTACAGGTGAAGTCTTCACTTCCATAGATGCATTGAGCAGACTCATAACTTCCTTGTTGGTTGTGCAAGAACTGAACGtcgaagaaagaaaagaatacttGAACTTGCTACTATCTGTAGTAACTCTAGTTTTTGCCAAAGATCACCAAACTAATATGACATCCTTCAATGAGAGACCATACTTTAGGTTATATTCCAGCTTACTATCAGATTGGGATAAATTACGTGATCACCATTTCATTAGAGTGTCTGATTCTGTTGTAAGAAAATCTTTAATCGAATTTGAtcaatatttctttgatatattcGCTTCGTTCTTGCATAGCTACCAACCTATAGCGTTCCCAGGTTTCTCATTTGCGTGGATTACATTGATCTCTCACAGAATGTTCTTACCTAAAGTTCTGAGATCCAAGGAATTATACGGATGGGATAAACTAGTTTTGCTATTGattgatttgatgaagTTCCTATCTCAGTATATCAAAAAGGATAACGTTCCAGATTCTATCTCAGTCATCTACAAAGGTGCCTTAAGAATATTCTTAGGTATTTCCAATGATGTTCCTGAATTCTTGATTCAGAATCATTACAAATTAGTCAAGAATGTGCCTCCAACTTGTATTCAACTGAGAAATATCATTTTGTCAGCCATTCCtaaaaagatgatgattCCAGATCCATTTGTCTCCGAAATCACCGAAGATAACTGTAAGGATATTCCACAGGTGTTCTATGATCCTTCTCAAGATCTGAAATCGTTAAAGAAGCCTATTATCAACTACTTAAGAATCCCATCTTCCTCATTGTTAAGAACCATTTGTGGAGGTATGTTCAGAACTGAACTTGAATATGAGAATGGTATCGGGTATGATGAGAACAATGTTGATGTCAACTTGATTCACGCAATTGTTACCCATGTTGCCGTGGAAGTTGGATTGGAAGTCGAGAAAGCCTCCAAAAACGCAGTGTTCAACGTGAAATCTTCCTACTATACTCTTCTATTCGGACTTCTATCCGACGGGAACGACGAAGTGAAATTCCATATCATTCAAGCCATGGTAAACCAGTTGAGATACCCTAATGTACACACTCATTGGTTCAACTTTGCATTGAAGCTAATGTTCCAATCTGATCAATGGCCTGATGATCAATTGTCTACCATTCAAGAGATCATCTTGAGATCattattggaaagaatCATCGTCAACAAACCTCATCCATGGGGTGTTGTAGTGACGTTCATGGACCTACTAAAACTTGAAGGAACCAAAATGATCGAAAAGCCATTCATTAACGACATTCCTGAGATTCATGCTATCATGAAGAATCTACAAAAGTACGCTCTTACAAGCTCTTCCTGAATAGGCCATATCTAAATACACAGATGTAGTTATCCAATttattttccttcaatttgtaatatattaattattcaacaatatttTATTCATTTCATATCACTTAACTTCCTCATCCACTGGTATATTTGCCTGCCATCTATCTTAGAGCATTTTCCTTTAATATCCAAAAGTCGTCTAAAATGAGGTCGCCTTTAAATATCCCAAATTAAACCCACCACACACATATCAAACAAATTATAGTGACTTAATTGATGGAACAAGAGAGAAGTAAACGCCGCTATTAGCTATTCAGACATTTAGTACTCCAGGAGCATCAATCACAATCAAAGAGGTTGTACCCAattgattttttgaatttgtgATGAGGCTTTTCTCAAACCATCGAAATTCAGTtgaatctgaagaagtACCTTCGAGTAGGAAATCTAAAAGACCACCAAACAGTGCTTTCAGGCAACAGAGATTGAAAGCATGGCAGCCGATCTTATCCCCACAGTCAGTTCTCCCGCTATTGATTATAGTAGCGGCTATCTTTGCACCAATCGGAATCGGGCTCATAATAACTGTCAATAACGTTCAAAATTTAAGTATCGACTACAGTGATTGTCGGACGCTAGCTGGAGGGAGTTATATTAACATCCCATCGAAATATGTGAGATACCACTTCAAGGGTAAGCCATCTGCTGCTCCCCAATGGAAAGTGAACTCAGCAGATGGTATAACCAAGTGCTACCTAAAGTTTGAAGTTCCAAACGATATTAAGAAATCTATTTACATCTATTACAAATTGACCAACTTTTACCAAAACCACAGAAAGTACGTTTCTTCGTTTGATATCAGGCAATTAAAAGGTGAAGCAGTGGATACTGATGACTTAGTCAGTGAGTGTAAACCGCTCAAGGAATCTGACGGTAAGGCGATATATCCATGCGGTTTAATCGCTAATTCCCTCTTTAACGATACCATTTCATTATCCTTGAACAACACGTCTAACGAAAACGACTCATATGAGTTAACGAACAAGGGAATTTCATGGAGTACCGATAGGAAGAGGTACAAGAAGACGAAATACAACGCTTCTCAGATAGTGCCTCCTCCAAATTGGAGTAAAAAATACCCAGACGGTTATACTGATGATAATATTCCAGACGTTTCAACATGGGAAGAACTACAAGTATGGATGAGAACTGCAGGTCTACCCAAGTTCTATAAACTAGCTGCAAAAAACGAAACTAGCACGTTGAAAAAGGGTACTTACGAAACCACTGTCGAGTTAAATTATCCAGTACAGATCTTTGGAGGAAGTAAATCTTACATCTTGACAACAAATAGTATTATCGGTGGCAGAAACATGTCGCTAGGGATAGTATACCTTATCGTGGCCGGTATTGCAATCTTGTTCGGTGTAATATTTGTCATTAAATTGATTATCACTCCAAGAAAGATGGGAGATCACACATTCTTGCACTTCGCGGAACAAGACGATGAAAGTCAACTTCCTGCTTCCTCTTCAACCACATAATACGTGAACCTTCTATCTAATATACACAACGAACCAGTATATACCAATGTACTATAATCTTATAGGTGATGTTTAACTCAGTTATGTTGAAAGGGAAACATGTCTTTGTTACCCTCATCACCAGTTTCTACTTCTTATATCAAATACCATTAACATTGATGATACTGTATGCAAACGATTGAACATCCATTAATGtatggaaagaaaagatcatACATATATACGTGTGCTTATTCATAGTTATCACATCTTTCGAGAACGGTTTATTACACCCAATAACTGGAGCGGGTGCATTTGAAAGTGCCACTGAATTACCAATTAATCTAACAGGATGCTAAGGTCGAAGAGaattttgaaggaaatccAAGCGGTGAAAGAGGATCCAGAGGCCCAAATTGAGTTAAAGTTTGTCA
This window encodes:
- a CDS encoding CDC50/LEM3 family protein (similar to uniprot|P25656 Saccharomyces cerevisiae YCR094W CDC50 Endosomal protein that regulates cell polarity) — encoded protein: MRLFSNHRNSVESEEVPSSRKSKRPPNSAFRQQRLKAWQPILSPQSVLPLLIIVAAIFAPIGIGLIITVNNVQNLSIDYSDCRTLAGGSYINIPSKYVRYHFKGKPSAAPQWKVNSADGITKCYLKFEVPNDIKKSIYIYYKLTNFYQNHRKYVSSFDIRQLKGEAVDTDDLVSECKPLKESDGKAIYPCGLIANSLFNDTISLSLNNTSNENDSYELTNKGISWSTDRKRYKKTKYNASQIVPPPNWSKKYPDGYTDDNIPDVSTWEELQVWMRTAGLPKFYKLAAKNETSTLKKGTYETTVELNYPVQIFGGSKSYILTTNSIIGGRNMSLGIVYLIVAGIAILFGVIFVIKLIITPRKMGDHTFLHFAEQDDESQLPASSSTT
- the CDC39 gene encoding CCR4-NOT core subunit CDC39 (similar to uniprot|P25655 YCR093W Saccharomyces cerevisiae CDC39 Component of the CCR4-NOT complex regulating mRNA levels); this translates as MSSKRDIEANTDLNSITYIPTFPEPFERDNSHTTASFVSIQIRLLVASVTEENFLDTEHQIYYLLQRGSFSVYISYWKLLIQLFVNEFEAQQQKRDLNLPFRFDFSNLVHRLLYNLAQELITRTPDTIEKVKELALPLSGKYPIRPLFLSFLNKDNESDSAIIEALNPEVHPIFTTLKDLHRTNMSVSNITQNLFAVENKPNFLTMLSEFLKPLQGETLNDWIALILSEILAPGSQTSNQPSQPWIVQVPNVDVREVIEATEMGTKVNGIIKSLGTNNVNWNRVFNLMSTKFFLNKPVNATLSSLNYLFCILNSGPLVDQFFACDWSLYFKLRLSFLMYQWNYNSECLDLSSLPNIKKINKSIPLTKKSQLSLISVGKLNIELFLSRDEISKNPLFSSFHASFSEAYNNVPEYLAAVLISESKYFSLLVDNKSIIDELLISLVIKTYENNVIAFKELLKLVSKQKVIEVSRGIIASQNAQTINLVQALHDLGILDEVFEKLPIRDSLKLSPTAMHLGYLKFSEYIERNITLKTFVPTLDFIEAQTNIDELDPALKSVKLLNLHSLHSLIYRTANLKLSADERVALNNVIFKALISFPRLINYGYGHDDAIVANGDHAPIPQDVEKKMQTYLQKMYNKEMAIKDIVDILRKLRDSDDSNDQDIFCCIIHAVIAETTFFKEYPLEALATTSVLFGSMILFDLLRGFVLDVAFQIIYTFASESPDSKMFKFAVQALYAFRMRLNEYSPFCKRLLDEIPGLQTQPQIQQILTESAANPNVSIPEQKAPALVELNYFNINEVISPVTQEVPPREVTEAILFNVNNITMSNFDTKIVELKALLEEKYYQWFSNYLVNQRSKTEPNYHPLYAKMLKIIDSKTLHAYMLNFTYKQLFIMLSTKELGQTEKTHMKNLSSWLGSITLSLDIPIKHKHIAFRELLLDAHKNDRLTVVIPFVARIIMQSKDSKVFCPPNPWTMGILKLLLELNQKTDWPLSLSFEVEVLFKHLNLQFDDISPSNYLDIPDAAEYLSGNLRALSVEKQQLEQQQQLLLMQQYQQQLMLLQQRHQQHHPQQQQPQQRIISNGYGNAMNDQASLETSDAPHSSLVGNSVFVTHPDLKRLFQMAVSKSVREILIPAVEKAANMAVQSTVNIVLKDFATEVDEQKLKTAAINMVQYLAQNVAHSISVPLLKDTIRNTTQSLTPNLINMTNSPIAELNTAIDDNIAIAVSPIEKAAVERAIQEVNEKLVQAVAVRRYHLERRSDQPFVAQNINRFSLNLPDPLGLKPTGVTREQFSLYEQFPASMPSDSSRSPLETILAQQKQQQQQQQQQQQQQQQQQQQQQQQQQQQQQQQQQQQQQQQQQQQQQQQQQQQQQQQQQQQILLQQLQQNQNQAAPQNMLNIAGAFPPQTQPPQQAISAAHSELEQNHRVLLQLMDTLVSQIKDYSEDVEFNLQNDSTIKNTIVEILSFISRSNQKDQLSLKVSQAVVNSLFGSNESKLCRDVLSLLLEKLCSLSIVARKDVVWWLVYALDPRKFNVPVVRSLLEVNLINIAEFDAVLVTAMKNGMAGATEFSMNLIRDTVMADSPILMRLDFIRILGYLRTINTPEIKAFLEEYEQCRAVPVSKTTSITKVERYYLVFTEWVKLQQRVETDDVVNIVFIRQLFEKGVIDSKEKVIEFIKAALELSVNSFKQSDPTGEVFTSIDALSRLITSLLVVQELNVEERKEYLNLLLSVVTLVFAKDHQTNMTSFNERPYFRLYSSLLSDWDKLRDHHFIRVSDSVVRKSLIEFDQYFFDIFASFLHSYQPIAFPGFSFAWITLISHRMFLPKVLRSKELYGWDKLVLLLIDLMKFLSQYIKKDNVPDSISVIYKGALRIFLGISNDVPEFLIQNHYKLVKNVPPTCIQLRNIILSAIPKKMMIPDPFVSEITEDNCKDIPQVFYDPSQDLKSLKKPIINYLRIPSSSLLRTICGGMFRTELEYENGIGYDENNVDVNLIHAIVTHVAVEVGLEVEKASKNAVFNVKSSYYTLLFGLLSDGNDEVKFHIIQAMVNQLRYPNVHTHWFNFALKLMFQSDQWPDDQLSTIQEIILRSLLERIIVNKPHPWGVVVTFMDLLKLEGTKMIEKPFINDIPEIHAIMKNLQKYALTSSS